Proteins encoded within one genomic window of Ranitomeya variabilis isolate aRanVar5 chromosome 4, aRanVar5.hap1, whole genome shotgun sequence:
- the LOC143766998 gene encoding uncharacterized protein LOC143766998 codes for MEGVLVRIASLVTDVIFETNRLDIIVREKEAAAERRRMLLQERRRRRLWIHPINELRMTRGVQSTLYLELRHNPHKFYNYVQMRMEHFDYLLEKLEDVIRRQDTRMRLAITPAERLMVTLRFLATGESLTSLHYQFRLGISTISGIVKETCRAIWDILQPEYIPQPSMDIWLRSAEQFQQICHFPNCVGAVDGKHIRIAKLAGKGSQYYNYKKYFSISKKNSRVFFWYIDGKVESSADGSQTANHNCRRSC; via the exons atggaaggtgttcttgtgaggattgcgagtttggttactgacgttatatttgagacgaatcgcctggatatcatagtgcgggagaaggaggcggcagcagaaagacgaaggatgcttctgcaggaacggagacggagacgactctggatacatccgatcaatgaactgcggatgacccggggtgtccagtccactctctacctggagttgcggcacaatccacacaaattctacaattacgtacagatgaggatggaacattttgactatttgcttgaaaaactagaggatgtcatccgaaggcaggacacaaggatgaggcttgccatcacaccggcggagcggctgatggtgaccctgcg cttcctagctacgggtgaatctctgacttcgctccattaccaattccggctgggcatttccactatttctggaatagtgaaggagacatgtcgggctatttgggacattttacagccggagtatatcccccaaccatccatggacatctggttgagaagtgcagaacagtttcagcaaatttgccatttcccaaattgtgttggtgctgttgatgggaaacacataaggattgctaaACTGGCAGGAAAAGGGTCGCAGTACTACAATTACAAGAAATATTTCTCAATC AGCAAGAAGAATAGTCGagtgttcttttggtatattgatggcaaagtggagagttctgctgatgGCAGTCAAACTGCAAACCACAACTGTAGACGAAGTTGTTAA